Proteins encoded by one window of Desulfovibrio inopinatus DSM 10711:
- a CDS encoding (2Fe-2S)-binding protein, producing the protein MRIEQHPILGETPKGKQVTFTCDGKEIIGIEGEPIASALFAAGLRVHRYTSRRHEPRGMFCAIGRCSDCVMIVDGKPNIRTCVTPLVAGMNVQTQNGVTAMEKENEV; encoded by the coding sequence ATGCGCATTGAACAGCATCCCATTCTCGGTGAAACACCGAAAGGTAAACAGGTTACGTTCACCTGCGACGGGAAAGAAATCATCGGCATCGAAGGTGAGCCTATCGCCTCGGCACTCTTCGCGGCAGGACTCCGCGTGCATCGTTACACCTCACGACGCCATGAACCACGTGGCATGTTCTGCGCCATAGGCCGCTGTTCGGACTGCGTCATGATCGTTGACGGCAAGCCGAATATACGCACCTGCGTCACCCCGTTGGTGGCAGGCATGAACGTCCAGACACAGAACGGCGTCACGGCTATGGAGAAGGAGAACGAGGTATGA
- a CDS encoding tyramine oxidase subunit B, translating to MTYPIIDFLYLSEEDMIKAGVTNMGACVDAMEEMFRLLKIGDFRMGGPNSNSHGVMMVFPDESPFPNMPVNGPDRRFMAMPAYLGGEFDMVGMKWYGSNTANKQKDLPRSILMLTLNDKDTGAPLAYMSANILSAYRTGAVPGVGARYFAKKDSEVVGIVGPGVMSKTALDAFMAVRPGIKRIKIKGRSQKSIQNFITYVKDKYPAVRDIEVVEDIKNAVRDADIVCVATSSPTGDINEYPYIKEDWIKPGATICCPAAARFDDDFILNRARNVADYVGLYEAWAEEMPYPAYHTIPIPAVHCMDLMADGRMQREQLEDLGDVLTGKLPARKNDNEIVIYSVGGLPVEDVAWGTIVYRNALAKGIGTKLNLWDKPSLV from the coding sequence ATGACATACCCAATCATCGATTTTCTGTATTTGAGCGAGGAAGACATGATCAAAGCAGGCGTGACCAACATGGGTGCCTGCGTAGATGCCATGGAAGAAATGTTTCGCCTCCTCAAAATCGGCGATTTTCGTATGGGCGGCCCAAACAGTAATTCTCACGGCGTTATGATGGTCTTTCCCGACGAATCTCCTTTTCCCAATATGCCGGTCAACGGTCCGGACCGCCGTTTCATGGCTATGCCCGCCTACCTCGGGGGCGAATTCGATATGGTCGGTATGAAATGGTACGGATCCAACACCGCCAATAAACAAAAAGATCTGCCACGCTCAATCTTGATGCTGACGCTCAACGATAAAGACACTGGCGCACCTCTGGCGTACATGTCCGCCAACATTTTGAGCGCATACCGCACCGGCGCAGTGCCCGGTGTGGGAGCACGCTACTTTGCCAAGAAAGACAGCGAAGTCGTCGGTATCGTCGGTCCTGGTGTTATGAGCAAAACAGCTCTCGACGCATTTATGGCAGTACGTCCCGGCATCAAGCGCATCAAAATCAAAGGCAGAAGTCAAAAATCCATCCAAAACTTCATCACCTATGTGAAAGATAAATATCCCGCCGTCCGCGATATCGAAGTCGTAGAGGACATCAAAAATGCTGTACGCGATGCCGACATCGTCTGCGTGGCCACGTCCTCGCCCACCGGTGACATCAACGAATATCCCTACATCAAGGAAGACTGGATCAAACCCGGCGCGACTATCTGCTGTCCGGCCGCAGCACGATTTGACGACGATTTCATCCTCAATCGGGCTCGCAATGTGGCCGACTACGTGGGGTTATACGAAGCCTGGGCTGAAGAAATGCCCTACCCGGCCTATCATACCATCCCCATTCCGGCCGTGCATTGCATGGATCTCATGGCCGACGGCCGTATGCAACGCGAACAACTTGAAGATCTTGGCGATGTCCTTACCGGCAAGCTCCCAGCTCGAAAAAATGACAACGAAATCGTTATCTATTCCGTCGGTGGCCTGCCCGTCGAAGACGTCGCCTGGGGTACTATTGTGTACCGCAACGCCTTGGCCAAAGGCATCGGCACCAAACTCAATCTTTGGGACAAGCCATCCCTGGTCTGA
- a CDS encoding Rid family hydrolase — MQRINYSSGAPLEEIAGYSRMVKVGNRVCIGGTTAVQPDGTVAGDTPQAQATYIFTKFVDLLSQAGATTSDVIKVKAYVTDMAYAKDVAAAYSEFFKAVRPLFTMVETPKLNRPTQFVEIELEAVIGCELI; from the coding sequence ATGCAACGCATCAACTACTCGTCGGGAGCTCCGCTGGAAGAAATCGCTGGATACTCCCGCATGGTGAAAGTCGGCAACCGGGTTTGCATCGGCGGCACTACCGCCGTACAGCCCGACGGCACCGTGGCCGGAGACACTCCCCAGGCACAAGCCACATATATTTTCACCAAATTTGTCGATCTTCTGAGCCAGGCAGGCGCCACAACCTCAGACGTTATCAAGGTCAAAGCCTATGTCACGGACATGGCCTATGCCAAGGACGTGGCAGCAGCTTACAGCGAATTTTTCAAGGCAGTTCGCCCGCTGTTCACCATGGTGGAGACACCGAAGCTGAATCGTCCGACCCAGTTCGTAGAAATCGAACTCGAAGCGGTCATCGGCTGTGAACTCATCTAA